Below is a window of Deltaproteobacteria bacterium DNA.
GCCATTGGAGCCGACGATGGAGACCATCTGTCCTTTTTCCACCTTAAAAGAAACCTCGCGGATGACCGGCACCCCTAAGTAGCTTACGCTGATCTTCTTCACCTCAAGCATGGTAAGCCTCCCCCAGATACGCCTCGATGACCCGAGGGTTTTTGATGATCTTTTCCGGAGTGTCTTCCGCGATTTTCTTGCCGGAGTCAAAAACCACAACCCGTTCGGAGATGGACATGATCACTTCCATGACGTGCTCGACCACGATCAGGGTGATGCCGCGGTCACGGATCTTTTTAATCAACTCGATGGCCTCGATCGTCTCCGTGGCATTGAGACCCGCCATGGCTTCATCCAGCATGAGGAGATGCGGTTTGGTGGCTAAAGCCTTGGATATCTCCAGGCGCTTGTGGTCGGCAATGGTCAGATTGCCGACCAAAGAGTCTTTCTTCTCGTAAAGTCCCGTGAACTTCAGGATCTCCATCGTCTCCCGATAAGCCTCGGCCGAATTCGCCGTGCGGCAGAAGGCCCCTACGATGACGTTTTCCCAGGTCGTCATTTCCCGGAATACCTGGACGATTTGAAAGGTCCGAGCCAAGCCGAGCCGGCAGACCCGGTTCGGACGAAGGCCCGTTATGAGATGGCCGCCGAACTGAACCGCCCCGTTTTGCGGAGTAAGATAACCCGTCAGGCAGTTAAAAAAAGTGGTCTTGCCGGCGCCATTGGGCCCGATCAGTCCGATAATCTCTCCTTTGCGAACGGAAAGACTGACGTCATCCACCGCGGCCAGGCTGCCAAATTTCATGGTCAGGTTTTTCACATTGAGAATTTCCATACTATGATTTTCCTGTTTTGCGAAGGAATCCAACCAGCCCCTGAGGCTGATAGACGGAAATGAATAGGATCAAGGCTCCGAAAACGATCAGGTCCATCCCTTTCCCGGTTCCGCCCAGCAGAATGCGGCTGTATTCCGAGAGGGGAATCAACATGGCGGCGCCCAGGATCGGGCCGATCACGGTCCCGGCCCCTCCCAGGACGGTAATCAACACAATCTTGATGGAGATGTCCAAGGAGAGAACCGAAGGCGGATCGATGAAGAGAATATATTGGGCGTAAAAAGAGCCGCAGATGGCCGTCAGGAAAGCGCTGATCATCATGGCAATCACTTTATATTTCGAGGTGTCGATTCCCAGGCCTTCGGCGGCTTCGTGGCTCTGTTTGATCGCGCGCAGGTAAAAACCCAAACGCGAGCGGTTGATCTTGTAGGCCAGAAGGAGAACCGCCACAAAGAGGATGAAAGCGATGTAGAAATAGGGCATTTTGGTTTTGTACCACATGAAGTTGACCAAGCCTTCCGGCAGAACGGGGGCGGGAAGGCCAATGGCTCCCTCCACGAAATCCCAGTTGGCAAAGAGGCGTTCGGCAATTTCGGCCACGGCAAAAGTGGAGATGGCGAAATAATGTCCTTTGAGACGAAAGACAGGATAGCCGATGAGTACGGCGACAATGACCGCAACTCCTCCGCCGATCAGCATTCCAACCCAGGGGCTTAAATCAAATCTCTTCAATAAAACCAGGGCGGCATACGCTCCGATGCCGAAGAATGTGGCATGTCCAAAGGAGACCTGGCCGGCGAATCCGCCGATCACATTCCAGGCCTGGCTCAAGGTGGCAAAGAGCATGAACATGATCAAAACGTGGTGAAAGTGGATGTTGCTCGTAGAAAAAGGAAGAAAAAGCAGAACGAGCAGAGTGATGAGAACC
It encodes the following:
- a CDS encoding ABC transporter ATP-binding protein is translated as MEILNVKNLTMKFGSLAAVDDVSLSVRKGEIIGLIGPNGAGKTTFFNCLTGYLTPQNGAVQFGGHLITGLRPNRVCRLGLARTFQIVQVFREMTTWENVIVGAFCRTANSAEAYRETMEILKFTGLYEKKDSLVGNLTIADHKRLEISKALATKPHLLMLDEAMAGLNATETIEAIELIKKIRDRGITLIVVEHVMEVIMSISERVVVFDSGKKIAEDTPEKIIKNPRVIEAYLGEAYHA
- a CDS encoding branched-chain amino acid ABC transporter permease gives rise to the protein METSALALLKKPWVLITLLVLLFLPFSTSNIHFHHVLIMFMLFATLSQAWNVIGGFAGQVSFGHATFFGIGAYAALVLLKRFDLSPWVGMLIGGGVAVIVAVLIGYPVFRLKGHYFAISTFAVAEIAERLFANWDFVEGAIGLPAPVLPEGLVNFMWYKTKMPYFYIAFILFVAVLLLAYKINRSRLGFYLRAIKQSHEAAEGLGIDTSKYKVIAMMISAFLTAICGSFYAQYILFIDPPSVLSLDISIKIVLITVLGGAGTVIGPILGAAMLIPLSEYSRILLGGTGKGMDLIVFGALILFISVYQPQGLVGFLRKTGKS